Genomic window (Allostreptomyces psammosilenae):
GCCCCGGCCTGCCCGGGGCGCCGGACAACCCCGCCGTCCACGGCGAGGTCACTGCCACCCGGGTCTACCGCCGCAGCGAGGAGACCGCCTCCTGACCCCCGCCCGGGCCCGGCCACCGGCGCCGGAACGGGCCGGGGCCCCACCGCCACACGGGCGGTGGGGCCCCGGCACGAGCCCTACGGGGTGAGAACCGGAGGAGCGGATCAGTCCTCGACCTCGGTGCGGTCCCCGCTCCACAGGGTGTGGAACGAGCCCTCGCGGTCGGTCCGCCGGTAGGTGTGGGCACCGAAATAGTCCCGTTGGCCCTGGATGAGGCTGGCCGGCAGCCGCTCGGCCCGCAGCGCGTCGTAGTACGCCAGCGCGCTGGAGAAGCCCGGGGTCGGCACGCCGAGCCGCACCGCCGTGGCGACCACCCGGCGCCAGGCGTCCTGCGCCCCGGCGACGGCCTCGCGGAAGTACTCGTCGGTCAGCAGCGTGGGCAGCTGCGGGTTGGCCGCGAAGGCGTCCCGGATGCGGTTCAGGAAGCGCGCCCGGATGATGCAGCCGCCGCGCCACAGCGCCGCCACCGCGCCCAGGTCGATGTCCCAGCCGTACTCGGTGGCCGCCGCCTGGATCTGGTTGAAGCCCTGCGCGTAGGCCACGATCTTCGAGGCGTACAGCGCCTGCTCGATGGCGTCCGCGAAGCCCGCGGCCTCCTCCTCGCCCAGCTTCGCGACGGTCGGCCCGGGCAGGCCGGCCGCCGCCTCGCGCAGCCCGGCGCTGCCGGACAGCGAGCGGGCGAAGACCGCCTCGGCGATGCCGGTCACCGGAACGCCCAGCTCCAGGGCGGTCTGCACGGTCCAGCGGCCGGTGCCCTTCTGCTCCGCGCGGTCCTGGACGACGTCCACGAACGCCTTGCCGGTGGCCGCGTCGGTGTGCGCGAGCACCTCGGTGGTGATCTCGATCAGGTACGAGTCGAGCCGGCCGGCGTTCCAGGTCCGGAACACCTCGGAGATCTCCGCGGCGCCCAGGCCGAGGCCGCCGCGCAGCAGGTCGTAGGCCTCCGCGATGAGCTGCATGTCGGCGTACTCGATGCCGTTGTGCACCATCTTCACGAAGTGGCCGGCACCGTCCGCGCCGATGTGGCTGCAGCACGGCTCGCCGTCCACCTTGGCGGCGATGTCCTCCAGCAGCGGGCCGAGGGCCTCGTAGGACTCCTTCGAACCGCCCGGCATGATGCTCGGGCCGTTGAGCGCGCCCTCCTCGCCGCCGGAGATGCCGGCTCCGACGAAGTGGATGCCCTTCTCACGCAGCGCCTGCTCACGGCGGCGGGTGTCCTCGAAGTGCGCGTTGCCGCCGTCCACGATCATGTCGCCCGGCTCCAGCAGCGGGGCGAACTCCTCGATCACGGCGTCCGTCGGGGCGCCCGCCTTCACCATGATCACCAGGCGGCGCGGGCGCTCCAGGGACGCGACGAACTCCTCCGCCGTCTCCGCCGCCACGAAGGTGCCCTCGTGGCCGAACTCCTCCACCAGCGCCTTGGTCTTGGCGAAGGTGCGGTTGTGCACGGCGACGGCGTGACCGTGGCGGGCCAGGTTCCGCGCCAGGTTCCGCCCCATGACGGCGAGACCGGTGACGCCGATACGGGCCTTCTCAGACATGTGTTGTCCTGCCTCCCCGGAGCCCCGTCGAGGGGGCGGGCTCCGACCAGTACGTGCGGTGTCGTCCACCCCCGGCGCACGGGGGTTGCGGCGCGGTGCGGCGCGCGGGGCCCCCTTGCCCCGGGTCAAACCGTACAGGTGACCGGCGGCACGCGCCGGTCGGCGTCCGAACGGCGGACAGCCGGGATTTTTGGGAGTTTCGACCGGCGCCCGGAGAGATCATCAGGGGTTAATGCGCGTCCGGCGATCCCAGCCGCCGTTCCCGGGCCAGCCGCACCGCCCGCTCCATGGAGACCTGACGGGCCACCGCCACGTCCAGGCTCGCCCAGCTCGACACCACCACGGCCGCCGCGGTCAGCAGCAGCGCCGGGACCGCCACCAGCGAGTCGGCCAGCACCGCGATCAGGCCGACGACGCCGAGGATCAGCGTCAGCGACCACGCCAGTACCGCCCGCACCAGGGCCGCCCGCACCTCCGGCGACCGCCCGGGCCGCGCCGGACGCGCCGGATCGGGCGCGCCGAGGACCAGCCCGCCCACCTGGATCCCGCCCACCCGCATCCCGGGGGTCTCACCGTGCTCCATCGACACCGCACCCTCCCAACACGCGATCCACGCCGGGCGCCCCGCGGCCGCCCGCGATCCATCCTGACGCTTCGCCACCACCGGCCGCCGGCAGCCCCGCCGACCGGACGGAGGCGGACCGGCCGGTGCGTCACCCGTTCGACGGAACGCGGCCCCGTCTGCCCTTCTGCTCGCCTCCCACGGCAGCGAAACGGGTGACACGCCCACGCCGTTCCTCGCGGCGAAATCGCCGCATATGTCGGAATCGCCAATTAGCGTTGCTGGATCGACGCCCCCACCGCGGTCCACCGCCGCCGGCTGCTCCGAGGACGGCCGCCATGACGCCCCAGACCCCAGAACCGACTCCGCCCGACGCCCCCGAGCCGCCCGCACCCCCGGTACACGCCCCCCTCACCCAGGACGTCACCCGGCTCGCCGGCTCGGGCGCCACCCCGACCGGCGCCGCCGTGGACCCCTCCACCACCATCCCCGAGGCCAGCCTCCCGCCCGACCGCATCGTCTTCGGCATCGGCGCCCTGCTCGTCGTCGCCGTCGTGGCCTGGGGCGTCGTCTCCCCCGAGTCGCTCAACGAGATCTCCGGCACGGCGCTGGCCTGGACCACCCACAACTTCGGCTGGTTCTTCGTCCTCGCCGCCGACGCCTTCCTGGCCCTCTCCCTGCTGCTCATCGTCAGCCGCTTCGGACGGGTCAAGCTCGGCGCGGACGACGACGACCCCGAGTTCTCCACCCTCGCCTGGGCCTCCATGATGTTCAGCGCCGGCATGGGCATCGGCCTGATGTTCTGGGGCGTCGCCGAACCACTCACCCACTTCGCCGCCCCGCCACCGGCCTCGGGCGCCGAACCCGGCAGCGGCGAGGCCGCCCGCGCGGCCATGGAGTACACCCTCTTCCACTGGACCCTCCACCCCTGGGCCATCTACGCCGTCGCCGGCCTCGCCCTCGCCTACGCGACCTTCCGCAAGGGACGCGGCAACAGCCTCAGCGCCGCCTTCGACCCGATCCTCGGCCGGCACGCCCGCGGGGCCGCCGGCCGGGCCATCGACCTGCTCGCCGTCTTCGCCACCGTCTTCGGCTCCGCCACCAGCCTCGGCCTGGGAGCCCTGCAGATGGCCCGCGGCCTCCACCTCGTCGCCGACGTGCCGGAGACCCAAGCCGTGGACCTCGTCATCATCGGCGTCCTCACCGCGGCCTTCGTCGTCTCCGCCTTCTCCGGAGTGCACCGCGGCGTCAAGTGGCTGAGCACGATCAACGTCTACCTGGCCGTCGCCATCATGGTGTTCGTCTTCCTCCTCGGCCCCACCGTCTACATCCTGGACGTCATCCCCGCCTCGATCGGCAGCTACCTCCAGGACCTGATCAGCCTCTCCTCCGGGACCGGAGCGTTCAGCTCCACCGAGTGGCTCGGCAACTGGACGATCTTCTACTGGGCCTGGTGGCTCTCCTGGGCCCCCTTCGTCGGCACCTTCATCGCCCGCATCTCCCGTGGCCGCACCGTCCGCCAGTTCCTGCTCGGCGTGCTCCTGGTGCCCAGCGGAGCCAGCGCCATCTGGTTCGGGGTGATGGGCGGCAGCGCCCTCCGCCTGGACGCCACCGGCCAGGCGGACCTCGTCGGGACCCTGACCGGCGGACCGGAGACCGCCCTGTTCTCCCTCCTGGAGAGCCTGCCGCTGTACGGCATCACGGCGGTGATCTCGGTGGTCCTGGTCGCCCTCTACTTCGTCACCGGCGCCGACTCCGCCTCCCTCGTGCTGGGCTCGCTGTCCAGCCGCGGCTCCCTGCACCCGCGCCGGCCGCTCGTCGTCGTCTGGGGCGTGCTGATCGGCGCCGTCGCCGCCGTGCTGCTGGTCGCCGGCGGCCTGGAGGGCCTGCAGAGCGCCACCATCCTGGTCGCGCTGCCGTTCGTCGTCGTCATGCTCGCCCTGTGCGCCAGCCTGGTGCGCGAACTGGGCGCGGACCCGGCCGCCGCCGTGCCACGGGCCCACCGCACCCCGCACGGCCTCCGGGCGGCCATCCGGGCCGCCGTGGGCGAGGAGATCGCCGCCCAGCGCGGCGGCGAACGCGCCCGCGCCGACACCCGCGCCCGCGCGCTGCGGCGGATCAGCCACCGCTCCCGCCAGGACGCCGGACTGGGCGGTCCGGACCGCGGCGGCGCGGACCGGGACGGCGGGCCCCACTGAGGC
Coding sequences:
- the gndA gene encoding NADP-dependent phosphogluconate dehydrogenase, which produces MSEKARIGVTGLAVMGRNLARNLARHGHAVAVHNRTFAKTKALVEEFGHEGTFVAAETAEEFVASLERPRRLVIMVKAGAPTDAVIEEFAPLLEPGDMIVDGGNAHFEDTRRREQALREKGIHFVGAGISGGEEGALNGPSIMPGGSKESYEALGPLLEDIAAKVDGEPCCSHIGADGAGHFVKMVHNGIEYADMQLIAEAYDLLRGGLGLGAAEISEVFRTWNAGRLDSYLIEITTEVLAHTDAATGKAFVDVVQDRAEQKGTGRWTVQTALELGVPVTGIAEAVFARSLSGSAGLREAAAGLPGPTVAKLGEEEAAGFADAIEQALYASKIVAYAQGFNQIQAAATEYGWDIDLGAVAALWRGGCIIRARFLNRIRDAFAANPQLPTLLTDEYFREAVAGAQDAWRRVVATAVRLGVPTPGFSSALAYYDALRAERLPASLIQGQRDYFGAHTYRRTDREGSFHTLWSGDRTEVED
- a CDS encoding BCCT family transporter, with the protein product MTPQTPEPTPPDAPEPPAPPVHAPLTQDVTRLAGSGATPTGAAVDPSTTIPEASLPPDRIVFGIGALLVVAVVAWGVVSPESLNEISGTALAWTTHNFGWFFVLAADAFLALSLLLIVSRFGRVKLGADDDDPEFSTLAWASMMFSAGMGIGLMFWGVAEPLTHFAAPPPASGAEPGSGEAARAAMEYTLFHWTLHPWAIYAVAGLALAYATFRKGRGNSLSAAFDPILGRHARGAAGRAIDLLAVFATVFGSATSLGLGALQMARGLHLVADVPETQAVDLVIIGVLTAAFVVSAFSGVHRGVKWLSTINVYLAVAIMVFVFLLGPTVYILDVIPASIGSYLQDLISLSSGTGAFSSTEWLGNWTIFYWAWWLSWAPFVGTFIARISRGRTVRQFLLGVLLVPSGASAIWFGVMGGSALRLDATGQADLVGTLTGGPETALFSLLESLPLYGITAVISVVLVALYFVTGADSASLVLGSLSSRGSLHPRRPLVVVWGVLIGAVAAVLLVAGGLEGLQSATILVALPFVVVMLALCASLVRELGADPAAAVPRAHRTPHGLRAAIRAAVGEEIAAQRGGERARADTRARALRRISHRSRQDAGLGGPDRGGADRDGGPH